A genome region from Littorina saxatilis isolate snail1 linkage group LG16, US_GU_Lsax_2.0, whole genome shotgun sequence includes the following:
- the LOC138950473 gene encoding zinc finger protein 41-like, with product MMEDKYACQASLLQQQHLQQQQQFAERILEHLAFNSDILERWHQIGSAQGLSTDLEVATFLIQHYENTWDRAPPTEYCLTCHSPLSLSCVKCTATTTANASCSTANMSTQHNSIAPIFDAGAENFTVEPLSTKPSKGKKKLKKGKAGKGGAAPNSIDNDEDLMGLYIQFANNSSSQIISDANQLVIPFSDVGGKAGSRLKSYICVHCGKTFFKPSDFKKHVRTHTREKPYKCDRCPAAFSDPSSASRHKRIHTGEKPFACQICPASFAQSSDLTKHMRVHTRERPWQCTMCEKTFADASSFARHRRKHEKMEKKAKKVGKQNENAVKIPELVEHAEFR from the exons ATGATGGAAGACAAGTATGCATGCCAGGCCTCACTGCTGCAACAGCAGCAtcttcagcagcagcagcagtttGCCGAGCGCATTCTGGAACACCTGGCGTTCAACAGCGACATCCTGGAACGCTGGCACCAGATCGGGTCGGCCCAAGGCTTGTCTACAGACCTGGAGGTGGCAACCTTTCTCATTCAGCA CTACGAGAACACCTGGGACCGTGCACCGCCCACGGAGTACTGCCTGACCTGtcactcccccctctccctctcctgtGTCAAGtgcaccgccaccaccaccgccaacgCCAGCTGCAGCACCGCCAACATGAGCACCCAACACAACTCCATCGCACCGATCTTCGACGCTGGGGCCGAGAACTTCACAGTGGAGCCGCTCTCCACCAAACCCTCAAAGGGCAAGAAGAAACTGAAGAAGGGGAAAGCCGGCAAAGGGGGAGCGGCACCCAACAGCATCGACAACGACGAGGACCTCATGGGTCTGTACATCCAGTTTGCCAATAATTCATCCTCTCAGATCATCTCCGACGCGAACCAGTTAGTCATTCCGTTTTCCGATGTCGGGGGGAAAGCGGGGAGTCGTCTGAAAAGCTACATCTGCGTCCACTGCGGCAAAACCTTCTTCAAGCCCAGCGACTTCAAGAAGCACGTCCGCACACACACCCGTGAGAAACCGTACAAGTGTGATCGCTGCCCGGCGGCTTTCTCCGACCCCTCCAGCGCGTCCAGGCACAAGAGGATACACACAGGAGAAAAGCCCTTTGCCTGTCAGATCTGCCCGGCGTCCTTCGCGCAGTCGAGCGACCTGACCAAGCACATGCGAGTCCACACGCGCGAGCGACCCTGGCAGTGCACCATGTGTGAGAAGACCTTCGCTGATGCGTCAAGCTTTGCCCGCCACCGCAGGAAGCACGAGAAGATGGAAAAGAAGGCGAAAAAAGTGGGCAAGCAGAACGAGAATGCTGTCAAAATACCGGAGCTAGTCGAGCATGCGGAATTCAGGTAG